A stretch of Clostridia bacterium DNA encodes these proteins:
- a CDS encoding glyceraldehyde-3-phosphate dehydrogenase: MNNFLKCKKILGINGAGRIGKLTLWNHLSLQYFDGFVINVGRKAGRKMEDMIDFLTKDSTYGSIHTFLYGYTNKKCEINIVDASEGLLEINGIQIKILMTSRNPRDINWAKEGVQLVIDCTGAFVDPTVPADSPKGSVRGHIEAGAEKVIVSAPFKIKDDSQKMPQDSGMFVYGVNHNKYNPDEHHIISAASCTTTGLAHMVKPLLETKETSEIITASMSTVHAATNNQNILDAIPGEGRSDLRRNRSVFNNIIPTTTGAAIALEEILPQIKEIGFMADSVRVPTNTASLITLNLTFNTKLDAETKTPVINRNFLNEVYKSAARGAQKDMLVFSEKQNVSSDIVGYRAAIVIEGVETHTRTGFIPLRAETLREYGIEDAQDINIPVTHAKIFGWYDNELGSYVNLLSKLAVYIHKSMS, translated from the coding sequence ATCTTAGGGATAAATGGTGCTGGAAGAATAGGAAAATTAACTTTGTGGAATCATTTAAGCTTGCAGTATTTCGATGGTTTCGTGATTAATGTAGGTCGAAAAGCTGGTAGAAAAATGGAGGACATGATAGATTTTTTAACAAAAGATTCTACCTACGGATCAATCCACACGTTTCTCTATGGATATACTAATAAAAAATGTGAAATCAATATTGTCGATGCGTCAGAGGGACTCCTTGAGATTAATGGAATACAGATAAAGATACTAATGACTTCTAGAAATCCTAGAGATATTAATTGGGCTAAAGAAGGCGTGCAACTAGTAATCGATTGTACGGGTGCTTTTGTGGATCCCACAGTACCGGCGGATAGCCCTAAGGGCAGTGTCCGGGGACATATTGAGGCGGGAGCGGAAAAGGTTATTGTAAGTGCTCCTTTTAAAATTAAGGACGATTCACAAAAAATGCCTCAAGATAGTGGAATGTTTGTTTATGGTGTGAATCATAACAAGTATAATCCGGATGAACATCATATAATTTCTGCAGCCAGTTGTACAACTACGGGTTTAGCACATATGGTTAAACCGCTTTTAGAAACTAAAGAGACCTCAGAAATAATCACGGCTTCTATGTCTACTGTGCACGCTGCGACGAACAATCAAAATATTTTGGATGCTATTCCTGGAGAAGGACGCTCTGATTTAAGAAGAAATCGTTCAGTTTTTAATAATATAATACCGACTACTACAGGTGCAGCGATAGCATTGGAAGAAATATTGCCGCAAATTAAAGAAATCGGTTTTATGGCAGATTCTGTTCGGGTACCTACAAATACAGCTTCTTTAATAACTTTAAATTTAACATTTAATACGAAACTTGATGCGGAAACCAAAACCCCGGTCATTAATAGAAACTTTTTGAACGAAGTGTATAAGTCAGCAGCACGTGGTGCTCAAAAAGATATGTTGGTTTTTAGCGAGAAACAAAATGTATCGTCAGACATTGTAGGCTATAGAGCCGCAATCGTTATTGAAGGGGTGGAAACGCATACTCGGACAGGTTTTATTCCACTTAGGGCTGAAACATTAAGGGAATATGGAATAGAAGATGCACAGGATATTAATATTCCCGTAACTCACGCTAAAATATTTGGTTGGTATGATAATGAATTGGGAAGTTATGTTAATTTATTAAGCAAATTAGCAGTCTATATACATAAGAGTATGTCGTAA